A section of the Streptomyces sp. NBC_00102 genome encodes:
- a CDS encoding helix-turn-helix domain containing protein, protein MPPRTRRPATDPELNEAAQLADQFQAAGFTKRDIARIIGRDPSLVSQFYTRHKGAAFVPALTHALAAVQTAGITDTSELAALAAPHITRRTTSSGARARVRTKAVLITPAGTGTGRAGAQAIASGATRLRPLIAEAARQHLRLAFTVRMPKTGYTLASGSRTDSPGIRRDVVQRADHTEERSYGSAVTGGFDAADFARRVDAAGGDVTGAVHSWLLENGRIHEDAHITHLEVRTWRPR, encoded by the coding sequence ATGCCCCCGCGCACCCGCCGCCCCGCCACCGATCCGGAACTGAACGAGGCTGCCCAACTCGCCGACCAGTTCCAGGCCGCCGGCTTCACCAAGCGCGACATCGCCCGCATCATCGGACGGGACCCCTCCCTGGTCTCCCAGTTCTACACACGCCACAAAGGAGCCGCCTTCGTCCCCGCCCTCACCCACGCCTTGGCCGCCGTCCAGACTGCTGGCATCACCGACACTTCTGAACTCGCCGCCCTCGCAGCCCCTCACATCACCCGTCGCACCACCAGCTCCGGCGCCCGCGCCCGGGTTCGGACCAAAGCCGTCCTCATCACCCCCGCCGGAACCGGTACCGGCCGGGCCGGTGCCCAAGCCATCGCCTCCGGCGCCACGCGCCTACGCCCCCTGATCGCCGAAGCTGCCCGCCAACACCTCCGCCTCGCCTTCACCGTCCGCATGCCCAAGACCGGCTACACCCTTGCTTCGGGCAGCCGAACCGACTCCCCCGGCATCCGCCGCGACGTTGTCCAACGGGCCGACCACACAGAGGAGCGCTCCTACGGATCCGCTGTCACGGGAGGCTTTGATGCCGCCGACTTCGCCCGCCGCGTCGATGCAGCAGGCGGCGACGTCACTGGCGCCGTCCATAGCTGGCTCCTCGAAAACGGCCGCATTCACGAAGACGCCCACATCACGCACCTCGAAGTTCGAACCTGGCGCCCTCGCTGA